From a single Raphanus sativus cultivar WK10039 unplaced genomic scaffold, ASM80110v3 Scaffold1589, whole genome shotgun sequence genomic region:
- the LOC130504451 gene encoding auxin response factor 1-like, giving the protein MDGPNSSYSPFESCRVLSRVLDPRSMSYEGQTRLEIRGEVAVCKQGELRAEQRHSNPAADYTVAVAEEEEEENECNSVGSFYVKVNMEGVPIGRKIDLMSLNGYHELIRTLDFMFNASILFQRGFRLKLTCGLN; this is encoded by the exons ATGGATGGACCCAACTCATCGTACTCTCCCTTCGAGTCTTGCCGTGTTCTGTCGCGGGTTCTTGACCCGAGATCGATGAG TTACGAAGGCCAAACTCGCCTCGAAATTCGTGGTGAGGTTGCCGTTTGCAAACAGGGAGAGTTAAGGGCTGAGCAGAGACATAGTA ATCCGGCGGCAGATTATACGGTTGcggtggcggaggaggaggaagaagagaacgAGTGTAACAGCGTAGGGAGCTTCTACGTTAAAGTGAACATGGAGGGAGTTCCAATTGGGAGAAAGATCGATCTCATGTCTCTTAATGGCTACCATGAGTTAATCAGAACCCTAGATTTCATGTTCAACGCATCCATCCTCT TTCAGAGAGGTTTCCGTTTGAAGCTGACTTGCGGTTTGAATTAA